One Scophthalmus maximus strain ysfricsl-2021 chromosome 9, ASM2237912v1, whole genome shotgun sequence genomic region harbors:
- the LOC118319039 gene encoding nuclear cap-binding protein subunit 1 has protein sequence MSRRRHSDDSDGGQAHKRRRTSEPIEIEDRLESLICRVGEKSTSSLESNLEGLAGVLEADLPNYKNKILRILCSVARLLPEKLTVYTTLVGLLNARNYNFGGEFVEAMIRQLKETLKNNLYNEAVYLVRFLSDLVNCHVIAAPSMVAMFENFVSVTQEEDVPQVRSDWFVYVVLSCLPWVGKELYEKKDVEMDRLLSQVEGYLKRRLKTHVPMLQVWTAEKPHPQEEYLDCLWAQIQKLKKDRWQERHVLRPYIAFDSVLCEALQHNLPPFTPPGHMPDAQYPMPQVVFRMFDYTDAPEGPVMPGSHSVERFVIEENLHCIIKTHWRERKTCAAQLLSYPGKNKIPLNYHIVEVIFGELFQLPCPPHLDVMYTTLLIELCKLQPGSLPQVLAQATEMLYMRLDTMNTICIDRLINWFSHHLSNFQFRWSWDDWSDCLAVDLDKPKPKFVKEVLEKSMRLSYHQRMVDIVPATFSALVPAEPIFIYKYADESASSLPGYPVSITVGNAIKNRASNEEILTILKDVPNPNQEDDDDEGESFNPLKIDVFLQTLLHLAAKSFSHSFSALAKFHEILKALTDSDEGKLHMLKVVYEAWRNHPQMIAVLVDKLIRTQVVDCAAVANWLFSQDMAHEFTRLFTWEILHSTIRKMNKHVQKIQKELEEAKDKLEKQQHKKKDSGDDEEMDKNSEDEEGQLEEQIERLQEKVESAQSEQKNLFLVIFQRFIMLLTEHLVRCETGSVDVSTPWYKNCIDRLQQIFLMHHVTIHQYMGTLENLLFTAELDPHILAVYQQFCALQL, from the exons ATGTCCCGGCGACGACACAGCGACGACAGCGACG GGGGTCAGGCCCATAAAAGGAGGAGAACGTCGGAGCCCATCGAGATCGAAGACCGTCTGGAGTCGCTGATATGTCGCGTGGGGGAGAAG AGTACATCGTCGCTGGAGAGCAACCTGGAGGGCCTTGCGGGCGTCTTGGAGGCCGACCTTCccaactacaaaaacaaaatcctgcgCATTTTATGTTCCGT cGCCCGCCTCCTTCCCGAAAAACTGACCGTCTATACGACTCTAGTCGGCCTCCTCAACGCCAGGAACTACAACTTCGGGGGCGAGTTCGTCGAGGCCATGATCCGACAACTCAAGGAGACGTTGAAAAACAACTTGTACAATGAAGCCGTTTACTTg GTGCGTTTTCTGTCAGACTTGGTCAACTGCCACGTGATTGCCGCTCCGTCGATGGTGGCTATGTTTGAAAATTTTGTCAGTGTTACTCAAGAGGAAGACGTTCCACAG GTTCGGTCCGACTGGTTCGTGTACGTGGTTCTCTCCTGTCTGCCCTGGGTCGGCAAGGAGCTCTACGAGAAGAAGGACGTGGAGATGGACCGACTGCTCAGTCAGGTCGAGGGATACCTCAA gaggagactgaagactCACGTCCCGATGCTGCAGGTGTGGACGGCGGAGAAGCCTCACCCCCAAGAGGAG TACCTTGACTGCCTGTGGGCTCAGATCCAGAAGCTGAAGAAGGACCGCTGGCAGGAGCGCCACGTCCTCCGTCCGTACATTGCCTTCGACAGCGTGCTGTGCGAGGCCCTGCAACACAACCTGCCGCCCTTCACCCCGCCGGGCCACATGCCAGACGCCCAGTACCCGATGCCGCAGGTCGTCTTCCGCATGTTTGACTACACAGACGCCCCCGAG GGGCCCGTGATGCCCGGCAGTCATTCTGTGGAGAGGTTCGTCATCGAAGAGAACCTGCACTGTATCATCAAGACccactggagagagaggaaaacatg CGCCGCCCAGTTACTCAGTTATCCGGGGAAGAATAAGATTCCACTCAACTATCACATCGTGGAG GTGATCTTTGGGGAACTCTTCCAGCTGCCCTGTCCGCCTCACCTTGACGTCATGTACACTACGCTGCTCATTGAACTGTGCAAGCTGCAGCCGGGGTCACTGCCACAAGTC TTGGCTCAAGCCACAGAGATGTTGTACATGAGACTGGACACCATGAACACCATCTGCATAGACAG ACTAATAAACTGGTTTTCTCATCATTTGAGCAACTTCCAGTTCCGGTGGAGCTGGGACGACTG GTCCGACTGCTTGGCCGTGGATCTCGATAAGCCCAAGCCCAAGTTTGTGAAAGAAGTCCTGGAGAAGTCGATGAG ACTCTCGTACCACCAGCGGATGGTGGACATCGTCCCCGCGACCTTCTCGGCCCTCGTCCCCGCCGAACCCATCTTCATCTACAAATACGCCGACGAGAGCGCCT CCTCGTTACCGGGTTACCCCGTGTCCATCACCGTCGGCAACGCCATCAAGAACCGAGCGTCCAACGAAGAGATCCTCACCATCCTCAAAGACGTGCCCAACCCCAACCAGGAAGACGACGATG acgaAGGCGAGAGTTTCAACCCGCTGAAGATCGACGTGTTCCTGCAGACTCTTCTCCACCTGGCGGCCAAATCCTTCAGCCACTCGTTCAGCGCCCTCGCCAA GTTCCACGAGATCCTGAAGGCGCTGACCGACAGCGACGAGGGGAAGCTGCACATGCTCAAAGTGGTTTATGAGGCGTGGAGGAACCACCCACAG ATGATCGCGGTGTTGGTGGACAAACTGATCCGGACGCAGGTCGTGGACTGTGCCGCCGTGGCCAACTGGCTCTTCTCTCAGGACATGGCTCACGAGTTCACCAG ACTTTTCACCTGGGAGATTTTGCACTCGACCATCCGCAAGATGAACAAACACGTGCAGAAGAtccagaaggagctggaggaggccaaggacaagctggagaagcagcagcacaagaAG AAGGACAGCGGCGACGACGAGGAGATGGACAAGAacagcgaggacgaggagggtcagctggaggagcagatcGAGAGGCTGCAGGAGAAGGTGGAGTCGGCCCAGAGCGAACAGAAGAACCTCTTCCTCGTCATCTTCCAG cGTTTCATCATGTTGTTGACGGAGCACCTGGTTCGCTGTGAGACCGGCAGCGTCGACGTCAGCACGCCCTGGTACAAGAACTGCATCGACCGACTGCAGCAGATCTTCCTCATG caccATGTGACCATCCACCAGTACATGGGGACCCTGGAGAACCTGCTGTTCACGGCCGAGCTGGACCCCCACATCCTGGCCGTGTACCAGCAGTTCTGcgctctgcagctctga